The proteins below are encoded in one region of Micromonospora sp. DSM 45708:
- a CDS encoding DUF3052 domain-containing protein, translating into MSATAGQAADGVRSLADRFGIEPGMVVMEMGYDDDVDSDLRDALTDRCGELVDEDTDEVVDVVLVWHRDGDGDLFELLVDALGPLADNGVVWLLTPKAGRDGHVEPSEVAESAQTAGLQQTSTINAGRDWSGARLVLRRGSKSKK; encoded by the coding sequence GTGAGCGCGACCGCTGGTCAGGCCGCCGACGGGGTACGCAGCCTGGCGGACCGGTTCGGGATCGAACCGGGCATGGTCGTCATGGAGATGGGCTACGACGACGACGTCGACTCCGATCTCCGGGACGCCCTGACCGACCGCTGTGGAGAACTGGTCGACGAGGACACCGACGAGGTGGTCGACGTGGTTCTGGTCTGGCACCGGGACGGTGACGGTGACCTCTTCGAGCTCCTCGTCGACGCCCTCGGTCCGCTGGCGGACAACGGCGTGGTGTGGCTCCTGACGCCCAAGGCCGGCCGGGACGGCCACGTCGAGCCGAGCGAGGTCGCGGAGAGCGCCCAGACCGCCGGCCTCCAGCAGACCTCCACCATCAACGCGGGCCGCGACTGGAGCGGCGCACGCCTCGTGCTGCGGCGCGGGTCCAAGAGCAAGAAGTAG
- a CDS encoding alpha/beta fold hydrolase: MSYADVRGLRIWYEVHGAGKPLVLLHGGYGSAETFAPVRSALAARRRLIAVDLRGHGRTAGADRPLRYESMADDVAALLRHLDLPEVDLLGYSLGGGVALRTAIQHPALVRRLVLVSTPFRRRGWYPRVLAAMSTHDERAAERMRGTPPYERYARLAPRPQDWPALWARSGDLLRRDYDWSAEVAALPMPVLLVFADADAIPMGHVAEFFGLLGGGHRDAGDDGSDRPASRLAVLPGLTHDEVVASPALPAAVLPFLTHPARAPG, translated from the coding sequence GTGAGCTATGCGGACGTGCGAGGGCTGCGGATCTGGTACGAGGTGCACGGCGCCGGCAAGCCGCTGGTCCTGCTGCACGGCGGATACGGGTCGGCCGAGACGTTCGCCCCGGTCCGCTCCGCGCTGGCGGCGCGACGGCGACTGATCGCGGTCGACCTGCGCGGCCACGGTCGCACCGCCGGCGCGGACCGACCGCTGCGGTACGAGTCGATGGCCGACGACGTGGCCGCGCTGCTGCGTCACCTCGACCTGCCCGAGGTCGACCTGCTCGGCTACTCGCTCGGCGGCGGCGTGGCCCTGCGTACCGCGATCCAGCACCCCGCGCTGGTCCGCCGCCTGGTCCTGGTCTCCACGCCGTTCCGGCGGCGGGGCTGGTACCCGCGGGTGCTGGCCGCGATGTCCACGCACGACGAGCGCGCCGCCGAGCGGATGCGCGGCACCCCGCCGTACGAGCGGTACGCGCGGCTCGCGCCCCGGCCGCAGGACTGGCCGGCGCTCTGGGCCCGCAGCGGTGACCTGCTGCGCCGCGACTACGACTGGTCGGCCGAGGTGGCCGCGCTGCCGATGCCGGTGCTGCTGGTCTTCGCGGACGCCGACGCGATCCCGATGGGTCACGTGGCCGAGTTCTTCGGCCTGCTCGGCGGCGGCCACCGGGACGCGGGCGACGACGGATCGGACCGCCCCGCGTCCCGGCTGGCCGTGCTGCCCGGCCTGACCCACGACGAGGTGGTGGCGTCGCCCGCGCTGCCGGCGGCGGTGCTGCCGTTCCTCACCCACCCCGCACGTGCCCCCGGCTGA
- a CDS encoding GNAT family N-acetyltransferase: MSRTLRARTAGGRSNGRRRRLGSATVTGELTIRPATPDDDVDQVFDLLRQLAPDDGRPPPEALVGAWRALHAQPGRALSSIVELPPRDSPR, from the coding sequence GTGAGTCGGACCCTCCGGGCCCGTACCGCCGGAGGTCGGTCGAACGGCCGGCGGCGACGGCTCGGCTCGGCCACTGTGACCGGTGAGCTGACGATCCGTCCGGCGACGCCCGACGACGACGTCGACCAGGTCTTCGACCTGCTGCGGCAGTTGGCCCCCGATGACGGGCGTCCCCCTCCGGAGGCGCTCGTCGGGGCGTGGCGGGCTCTGCACGCCCAACCGGGTCGGGCCCTCTCGTCGATCGTGGAGTTGCCGCCCCGCGACAGCCCGAGATGA
- a CDS encoding thiamine pyrophosphate-dependent enzyme, protein MLSDVTSPHDLDDRLRADLAALGAPDQRRDLREPLPDGGPLTGAQALALFDAQLTSRLADLAGRWLRGFGEGYYTIGSAGHEGNAAVAAALRPTDPALLHYRSGAFYCLRAAQAAGEFPPDAPPAVASGEQCADTPDTEGSWYDGAPTGVGSGQDSAAGDPGSGGDGPVGPADAGDADAALLPDGAGVTVDADGDATVGVPGLPSPSFDDAFAGAARDVLRGMVASAEEPIAGGRHKVFGRADLAVVPTTSTIASHLPRAVGLALALERLRRGGRRVDGDPEVASWPPDAVVVCSFGDASVNHATATAAFNTAGWYDHTGLRIPVLFVCEDNGLGISVRSPEGWVAATLRSRPGIRYFAADGTDAVESYRVAAEATAWVRRHRRPAVLHLRTVRLMGHAGADAETAYRSPAEIAADVARDPLLLTARRLVAGGYASGEELLARYDERGWQLRRIAEEVLDEPKLATPVEVVAELAPRRPVRVSRAVAEAAAHAAGPGAGARAEAFGGKPPELTGPLTLAQSINAALADGMLDHPQMAVFGEDVAAKGGVYGVTKGLRDRFGVARVFDTLLDETSILGLGLGAGLAGMLPVPEIQYLAYLHNAEDQLRGEAATMRFFSRGAFRNPMVVRVAGLAYQEGFGGHFHNDNSVAVLRDVPGLVIAVPSRPDDAAAMLRTCLAAARVDGAVCVFLEPIALYHARDLHTEGDGGWLAEYAEPGAWVDRHVPVGRARVYGVGSADDLTIITFGNGVRMSLRAAATLADEGVGSRVVDLRWLAPLPVADIIREASATGRVLVVDETRRSGGVGEGVVAALVDTGYVGAARRVAALDSFVPLGPAARQVLVSEEAITQGARTLLAR, encoded by the coding sequence ATGCTGTCCGACGTGACCTCCCCGCACGATCTCGACGACCGGCTCCGAGCCGACCTGGCCGCGCTCGGCGCGCCGGACCAGCGGCGCGACCTGCGTGAACCGCTGCCCGACGGCGGGCCGCTCACCGGGGCGCAGGCGCTGGCCCTGTTCGACGCACAGCTCACCAGCCGGCTGGCCGATCTGGCCGGGCGCTGGCTGCGCGGCTTCGGTGAGGGGTACTACACGATCGGCTCGGCCGGCCACGAGGGCAACGCCGCGGTGGCCGCCGCGTTGCGGCCGACCGACCCGGCGCTGCTGCACTACCGGTCCGGCGCGTTCTACTGCCTGCGCGCCGCCCAGGCGGCCGGCGAGTTCCCACCCGACGCACCACCCGCTGTCGCCAGCGGAGAGCAGTGTGCCGATACGCCGGACACGGAGGGATCCTGGTACGACGGTGCCCCCACCGGGGTCGGTTCCGGCCAGGACTCCGCTGCCGGGGACCCCGGGAGCGGTGGGGACGGACCGGTCGGGCCGGCGGACGCCGGTGACGCCGACGCGGCGCTGCTGCCGGACGGAGCCGGGGTGACGGTGGACGCGGACGGCGACGCGACGGTCGGCGTACCCGGTCTGCCGTCGCCGTCGTTCGACGACGCGTTCGCGGGCGCGGCGCGTGACGTGCTGCGCGGCATGGTCGCCTCCGCCGAGGAGCCGATCGCCGGTGGCCGGCACAAGGTCTTCGGCCGGGCCGACCTGGCGGTCGTGCCGACCACCTCGACGATCGCCTCGCACCTGCCCCGGGCGGTCGGCCTGGCGTTGGCCCTGGAGCGGCTGCGTCGGGGCGGACGGCGCGTCGACGGCGACCCGGAGGTGGCGTCCTGGCCGCCGGACGCGGTGGTGGTCTGCTCCTTCGGCGACGCCTCGGTCAACCACGCCACGGCCACCGCCGCGTTCAACACCGCCGGCTGGTACGACCACACCGGCCTGCGGATCCCGGTGCTGTTCGTCTGCGAGGACAACGGGCTCGGCATCAGCGTGCGCTCGCCCGAGGGGTGGGTGGCCGCCACGCTCAGGTCCCGACCCGGCATCCGCTACTTCGCCGCCGACGGCACGGACGCGGTGGAGAGCTACCGGGTGGCGGCCGAGGCGACCGCCTGGGTACGCCGGCACCGCCGGCCCGCCGTGCTGCACCTGCGCACGGTCCGGCTGATGGGGCACGCCGGCGCGGACGCGGAGACCGCGTACCGGAGCCCGGCGGAGATCGCCGCGGACGTGGCGCGGGATCCGCTGCTGCTCACCGCGCGGCGGCTGGTGGCGGGCGGCTACGCGAGCGGCGAGGAGCTGCTCGCCCGGTACGACGAGCGGGGCTGGCAGTTGCGGCGGATCGCCGAGGAGGTGCTGGACGAGCCGAAGCTGGCCACCCCGGTCGAGGTGGTGGCGGAGCTGGCCCCGCGCCGGCCGGTGCGGGTGTCCCGGGCGGTCGCCGAGGCGGCGGCACACGCGGCCGGTCCGGGCGCCGGGGCCCGGGCGGAGGCGTTCGGCGGGAAGCCGCCGGAGCTGACCGGGCCGCTGACGCTGGCGCAGAGCATCAACGCGGCGCTGGCCGACGGCATGCTCGACCACCCGCAGATGGCCGTCTTTGGTGAGGACGTGGCCGCCAAGGGCGGGGTGTACGGGGTGACGAAGGGGCTGCGGGACCGGTTCGGCGTGGCCCGGGTGTTCGACACGCTGCTCGACGAGACCTCGATCCTCGGGCTCGGGCTCGGCGCCGGCCTGGCCGGCATGCTGCCGGTGCCGGAGATCCAGTACCTGGCGTACCTGCACAACGCCGAGGACCAGCTCCGCGGCGAGGCCGCCACCATGCGGTTCTTCTCCCGGGGTGCGTTCCGTAACCCGATGGTGGTGCGGGTGGCCGGCCTGGCGTACCAGGAGGGCTTCGGCGGGCACTTCCACAACGACAACTCGGTGGCGGTGCTGCGGGACGTGCCGGGGCTGGTGATCGCCGTGCCGTCCCGGCCGGACGACGCCGCCGCGATGCTGCGTACCTGCCTGGCGGCGGCCCGGGTGGACGGCGCCGTCTGCGTCTTCCTGGAGCCGATCGCGCTCTACCACGCCCGTGACCTCCACACCGAGGGCGACGGCGGGTGGCTGGCCGAGTACGCCGAGCCGGGCGCCTGGGTGGACCGGCACGTGCCGGTCGGCCGCGCCCGCGTGTACGGGGTCGGCTCTGCCGACGACCTCACCATCATCACCTTCGGTAACGGGGTGCGGATGTCGCTGCGGGCCGCGGCCACGCTGGCCGACGAGGGTGTCGGCAGCCGCGTGGTGGACCTGCGCTGGCTCGCCCCGCTGCCGGTGGCCGACATCATCCGGGAGGCGTCGGCGACCGGCCGGGTGCTGGTGGTGGACGAGACGCGGCGCTCCGGCGGGGTGGGCGAGGGGGTGGTGGCCGCGCTTGTCGACACCGGTTACGTCGGCGCGGCGCGTCGGGTGGCCGCGCTTGACTCGTTTGTACCATTAGGTCCGGCTGCTCGTCAGGTTCTGGTGTCCGAGGAAGCCATTACCCAGGGTGCCCGTACGCTGCTGGCACGGTAA
- a CDS encoding ROK family transcriptional regulator, with the protein MLKDLAADRHAQGDTRRRNLGALLRRVHLDGAVSRVELADWLGVNRSTVMALTAELVAAGLVREVPAPTSGRAGRPSFVVRPESAAVHVLAFDIAVDRLVAARVDLGGTVSARLEATRPRAGADLDAVVSVLADFGRALHHDASPTSVCVGIGASYCGMIRPEDGMVRFGPDMGWVDQAFGAELARRLDLGLPVLVGNEAHLGAMAEHQRGAGVGVQNLIYLHGDVGVGGGIIVGGDLLGGDGGYGSEVGHMLVNPYQGRPCGCGSRGCLEAEVGERALLDEAGRPADHQGREAVRAVVAAAEQGDAAAREALRRIGDWLGIGVANLINLFNPGVVIFGGTLREVFPGAAPQVRSRMAANVLPVSRDKAHLRVSALGYDATLIGAAELAFTPLLTNPLTPHPAH; encoded by the coding sequence ATGCTGAAGGATCTGGCTGCGGATCGGCATGCGCAGGGGGACACCCGTCGGCGTAACCTCGGCGCGCTGCTCCGCCGCGTCCACCTGGACGGCGCGGTCTCCCGCGTCGAGCTGGCCGACTGGCTGGGCGTCAACCGCAGCACGGTCATGGCGCTCACGGCGGAACTCGTGGCGGCCGGCCTGGTCCGGGAGGTGCCCGCCCCGACGAGCGGGCGGGCGGGTCGTCCGTCCTTCGTGGTCCGACCGGAGTCGGCGGCCGTTCACGTCCTCGCCTTCGACATCGCGGTGGACCGGCTCGTGGCCGCCCGCGTCGACCTGGGCGGGACGGTCTCGGCCCGGCTCGAGGCGACCCGGCCCCGGGCCGGGGCCGACCTCGACGCGGTGGTGTCGGTGCTCGCCGACTTCGGGCGGGCGCTGCACCACGACGCGTCGCCCACGTCGGTCTGCGTGGGCATCGGCGCGTCCTACTGCGGGATGATCCGGCCCGAGGACGGGATGGTGCGGTTCGGGCCGGACATGGGTTGGGTGGACCAGGCGTTCGGCGCCGAACTGGCCCGCCGGTTGGATCTCGGCCTGCCGGTGCTGGTCGGCAACGAGGCCCACCTGGGCGCGATGGCCGAGCACCAACGCGGTGCCGGCGTCGGCGTGCAGAACCTCATCTACCTGCACGGTGACGTCGGCGTGGGCGGCGGGATCATCGTCGGCGGGGACCTGCTCGGCGGCGACGGCGGGTACGGTTCCGAGGTCGGGCACATGCTGGTCAACCCGTACCAGGGGCGGCCCTGCGGCTGCGGCTCGCGCGGTTGCCTGGAGGCCGAGGTCGGTGAGCGGGCGCTGCTCGACGAGGCCGGCCGCCCGGCCGACCACCAGGGGCGCGAGGCGGTGCGCGCCGTGGTCGCCGCCGCCGAGCAGGGGGATGCCGCCGCGCGCGAGGCCCTGCGGCGCATCGGTGACTGGCTGGGCATCGGAGTGGCGAACCTGATCAACCTGTTCAATCCCGGCGTGGTGATCTTCGGCGGGACGCTCCGCGAGGTGTTTCCGGGCGCCGCTCCCCAGGTCCGCAGCCGGATGGCCGCCAACGTGCTCCCCGTCTCGCGGGACAAGGCCCACCTGCGCGTCTCCGCGCTGGGCTACGACGCCACCCTGATCGGCGCCGCCGAACTGGCCTTCACCCCCCTGCTGACCAACCCCCTGACCCCCCACCCGGCCCACTAG
- a CDS encoding glycoside hydrolase family 15 protein, with protein sequence MESYPAIEDHGLIGDLQTAALVTCDGTIDWFCAPRFDSPSIFAALLDRQKGGYFQIAPHDVRYVTKQLYLPGTPILITRFISADGVAEVMDFMPVTGERATDSHRLVRMVNMVRGSMRFRVECRPRFDYARERHELERHQNGYVFRSRSATLTFNPVDPVRQLLAQSGDVRLEDGDLIAHGTLHEGDTGGVVLETEGTEPRIIPPEEVQGMFEWTRDYWRRWVERSRYTGRWREMVERSAITLKLMTYAPTGAMIAAPTAALPELVGGTRNWDYRYTWVRDTSFSVHALLGLGFTEEVSRYMDWLDERIREAGDHQDPLKIMYRVDGSSDLHEEILDHLEGYRGSSPVRIGNGAADQLQLDIHGEALYAMHLADEQGIRVSHQVWKSTVRLVDWLCHNWDQRDAGIWESRHHPRNYTFGRVMSWVALDRAIRLATRTGRPGDMSCWTEQRNRIYNQVMARGYHRERGSFVQAYDENVLDAALLAMPAVGFITASDPLWRSTLASIERDLVSDSLVHRYDPVHSPDGLPGHEGTFNMCTFWYVEALARTGRLDDARLTFEKMFTFSNHLGLYAEEIAATGEQIGNYPQAFSHLSLINSALALNDLLDAEADARRRR encoded by the coding sequence GTGGAGAGCTATCCGGCGATCGAGGATCACGGGCTCATCGGCGACCTGCAGACCGCCGCGCTGGTGACCTGCGACGGGACGATCGACTGGTTCTGCGCGCCGCGCTTCGACTCGCCGAGCATCTTCGCCGCGCTGCTGGACCGGCAGAAGGGCGGCTACTTCCAGATCGCCCCGCACGACGTCCGGTACGTCACCAAGCAGCTCTACCTGCCCGGCACCCCGATCCTGATCACGCGGTTCATCAGTGCGGACGGCGTCGCCGAGGTGATGGACTTCATGCCGGTCACCGGCGAACGGGCCACCGACTCGCACCGCCTGGTCCGCATGGTCAACATGGTCCGGGGCAGCATGCGTTTCCGGGTGGAGTGCCGCCCCCGGTTCGACTACGCGCGCGAGCGGCACGAACTCGAACGGCACCAGAACGGGTACGTCTTCCGCAGCCGGTCGGCGACGCTCACCTTCAACCCGGTCGACCCGGTGCGGCAGCTCCTCGCCCAGAGCGGCGACGTCCGGCTGGAGGACGGCGACCTGATCGCCCACGGCACGCTGCACGAGGGCGACACCGGCGGGGTGGTCCTGGAGACGGAGGGAACCGAGCCCCGGATCATCCCGCCGGAAGAGGTCCAGGGCATGTTCGAGTGGACCCGCGACTACTGGCGGCGCTGGGTCGAGCGGTCCCGCTACACCGGCCGCTGGCGCGAGATGGTCGAACGCTCCGCCATCACGCTGAAGCTGATGACGTACGCGCCGACCGGCGCGATGATCGCCGCGCCCACCGCCGCGCTGCCCGAGCTGGTCGGCGGCACCCGCAACTGGGACTACCGCTACACCTGGGTACGCGACACGTCGTTCTCCGTGCACGCGCTGCTCGGCCTCGGGTTCACCGAGGAGGTCAGCCGCTACATGGACTGGCTGGACGAGCGGATCCGCGAGGCCGGCGACCACCAGGACCCACTGAAGATCATGTACCGGGTGGACGGCTCCTCCGACCTGCACGAGGAGATCCTCGACCACCTGGAGGGCTACCGCGGTTCCTCCCCGGTGCGGATCGGCAACGGCGCCGCGGACCAACTCCAGCTCGACATCCACGGCGAGGCGCTCTACGCCATGCACCTCGCCGACGAGCAGGGCATCCGGGTCTCGCACCAGGTGTGGAAGAGCACCGTCCGGCTCGTCGACTGGCTCTGCCACAACTGGGACCAGCGCGACGCCGGCATCTGGGAGAGCCGCCACCACCCCCGCAACTACACGTTCGGGCGGGTGATGTCGTGGGTGGCGCTGGACCGGGCCATCCGGCTGGCCACCCGCACCGGCCGCCCCGGGGACATGTCCTGCTGGACGGAGCAGCGCAACCGGATCTACAACCAGGTCATGGCCCGCGGGTACCACCGGGAACGCGGCAGCTTCGTGCAGGCGTACGACGAGAACGTGCTGGACGCCGCGCTGCTGGCCATGCCGGCGGTCGGCTTCATCACGGCGAGCGACCCGCTGTGGAGGTCCACCCTGGCGTCGATCGAGCGGGACCTGGTCTCCGACAGCCTGGTCCACCGGTACGACCCGGTGCACTCCCCCGACGGCCTCCCCGGCCACGAGGGCACGTTCAACATGTGCACGTTCTGGTACGTCGAGGCGCTGGCCCGCACCGGCCGGCTGGACGACGCCCGGCTCACGTTCGAGAAGATGTTCACGTTCAGCAACCACCTCGGCCTCTACGCCGAGGAGATCGCCGCGACCGGTGAGCAGATCGGCAACTACCCGCAGGCGTTCAGCCACCTCTCCCTGATCAACTCGGCGCTGGCGCTGAACGACCTGCTCGACGCCGAGGCCGACGCCCGCCGCCGCCGGTAG
- a CDS encoding peroxiredoxin, translating into MPVKVGAEAPDFLLKDQNNQEVRLSDLRGRKTVLLVFYPLAFTGICQGELCEVRDNLNEYVNDDVQVLTVSVDSVYAHKIWADREGYQFPLLADFWPHGAVAQAYGVFNDVAGIANRGTFVIDKAGVVRFAEMNMPGEARDQQGWRKALAEAVAA; encoded by the coding sequence ATGCCCGTCAAGGTTGGCGCCGAGGCGCCGGACTTCCTGCTCAAGGACCAGAACAACCAGGAGGTCCGACTCTCCGACCTCCGCGGTCGCAAGACCGTGCTGCTGGTCTTCTACCCGCTCGCCTTCACCGGCATCTGCCAGGGTGAGCTGTGCGAGGTCAGGGACAACCTCAACGAGTACGTGAACGACGACGTCCAGGTGCTGACCGTCAGCGTCGACTCGGTCTACGCCCACAAGATCTGGGCCGACCGGGAGGGCTACCAGTTCCCGCTGCTGGCCGACTTCTGGCCGCACGGCGCGGTGGCCCAGGCGTACGGCGTCTTCAACGACGTCGCCGGCATCGCCAACCGGGGCACGTTCGTCATCGACAAGGCCGGCGTGGTCCGCTTCGCCGAGATGAACATGCCCGGCGAGGCGCGCGACCAGCAGGGTTGGCGCAAGGCGCTGGCCGAGGCCGTCGCCGCCTGA
- a CDS encoding NUDIX domain-containing protein, whose amino-acid sequence MHVVVIGALVENGAVLLVHRSPTRRAYPDLWDLPGGHVEAGESERQALARELHEEIGVHIVAESSSRLGDLHLGSGEDAVHVAVWHVGAWVGAPTNRAPDEHDDIAWVAVGELGGLPLVHGGVVGLVRKVVGAAGFEPATPRL is encoded by the coding sequence ATGCATGTCGTCGTCATCGGGGCGCTCGTGGAGAACGGCGCGGTCCTGCTGGTGCACCGCAGTCCGACCCGCCGGGCCTACCCGGATCTCTGGGATCTCCCCGGCGGGCATGTCGAGGCGGGTGAGTCGGAGCGACAGGCGCTCGCGCGGGAGCTGCACGAGGAGATCGGTGTCCACATCGTGGCGGAGTCCTCGTCACGCCTGGGCGACCTGCACCTCGGCAGCGGCGAGGACGCCGTTCACGTGGCCGTCTGGCACGTCGGAGCCTGGGTCGGCGCGCCGACCAACCGTGCGCCCGACGAGCATGACGACATCGCCTGGGTTGCGGTAGGCGAACTGGGCGGCCTTCCCCTGGTGCACGGCGGCGTGGTGGGGCTGGTCCGGAAGGTGGTGGGCGCGGCAGGTTTCGAACCTGCGACCCCCCGCTTGTAA
- a CDS encoding MarR family winged helix-turn-helix transcriptional regulator — protein sequence MADRPVPRTPSEADDRLGLAGDTVRRIQHVAAALRHHQDEEIAALGLTPAAARALHELDPDHPSPARHLAAQLGCDRSNVTGLADRLEQAGLVERRTDPTDRRQKALVVTARGRQVRERVRQVMSDSRLLDGLSTAELAALRDLVWKVSDGGCPQECGEV from the coding sequence ATGGCGGATCGTCCGGTGCCCCGCACGCCGTCCGAGGCCGACGACCGGCTCGGCCTGGCCGGCGACACCGTGCGCCGCATCCAGCACGTCGCCGCCGCGCTGCGGCACCACCAGGACGAGGAGATCGCCGCGCTGGGCCTGACCCCGGCCGCGGCCCGGGCGCTGCACGAGCTGGACCCGGACCACCCGTCGCCGGCCCGTCACCTGGCCGCGCAACTCGGGTGTGACCGCTCCAACGTGACCGGCCTGGCCGACAGGCTGGAGCAGGCCGGGCTGGTCGAGCGCCGGACCGACCCGACCGACCGGCGGCAGAAGGCGCTCGTCGTCACCGCGCGGGGCCGGCAGGTCCGGGAGCGGGTCCGGCAGGTGATGTCGGACTCACGACTGCTCGACGGGTTGAGCACGGCGGAGCTGGCCGCGCTGCGTGACCTGGTCTGGAAGGTCTCCGACGGCGGCTGCCCACAGGAGTGCGGCGAGGTCTGA
- a CDS encoding NCS2 family permease, translating into MSVTTQDPAAPVEPAEPTPPGRLDRYFEITRRGSTVRREVLAGLATFATMAYIVVLNPLIIGTAPDADGNLLGIAPVAGVTALVAAVMTIMMGVVGRVPFAVATGLGLNAFVAYAVASQMTWAEAMGLVVVEGLIITVLVLTGFRRAVFRAIPAELKAAIAAGIGLFIAMIGFVDGGLVRRVPDAAGTTVPVQLGGDGTLRGWTTVVFVIGLLVTGVLVARKVKAGVLIGIVVTTVVAVVVNALAKPGPAFVDGKPNPQGWRLNVPTLPDPLIQKPDLHLVGNVSFGAFAHVGVMTALLLVFTLVLADFFDVMGTTVGLARQADLATSDGTDMPRLGKVLFVDGVAAVAGGAGSASSATTYVESSAGIADGGRTGLTSVVTGVLFLGALLLTPLVSLVPSEAAGPALVVVGALMIRQVKDIDFTDLGVAVPAFLTMTLMPFTYSITNGIGAGFVSWVAIRVAQGRARQIHPLLWAVAVAFVVYFGINLVKAVTGVS; encoded by the coding sequence ATGAGCGTGACCACGCAGGATCCCGCTGCCCCGGTGGAGCCGGCGGAACCCACCCCACCCGGCCGCCTCGACCGGTACTTCGAGATCACCCGTCGCGGCTCGACGGTGCGCCGCGAGGTGCTCGCCGGGCTCGCCACGTTCGCCACGATGGCGTACATCGTGGTGCTGAACCCGCTGATCATCGGCACCGCCCCGGACGCCGACGGCAACCTGCTCGGCATCGCGCCGGTCGCCGGCGTGACCGCGCTGGTCGCCGCCGTCATGACGATCATGATGGGCGTCGTCGGCCGGGTGCCGTTCGCGGTCGCCACCGGCCTCGGGCTGAACGCGTTCGTCGCGTACGCGGTGGCCTCGCAGATGACCTGGGCCGAGGCCATGGGCCTGGTGGTCGTCGAGGGGCTGATCATCACCGTGCTGGTGCTGACCGGGTTCCGCAGGGCCGTCTTCCGGGCCATCCCGGCCGAGCTGAAGGCCGCCATCGCCGCCGGCATCGGCCTGTTCATCGCCATGATCGGATTCGTCGACGGCGGACTGGTCCGGCGGGTGCCGGACGCGGCCGGCACCACGGTCCCGGTGCAGCTCGGCGGCGACGGCACACTGCGCGGCTGGACCACCGTGGTGTTCGTGATCGGCCTGCTGGTCACCGGCGTCCTGGTGGCCCGCAAGGTCAAGGCCGGCGTGCTGATCGGCATCGTGGTCACCACGGTGGTCGCGGTCGTCGTGAACGCGCTCGCCAAGCCGGGGCCGGCGTTCGTCGACGGCAAGCCGAACCCGCAGGGGTGGCGGCTCAACGTGCCCACGCTGCCGGACCCGCTGATCCAGAAGCCCGACCTGCACCTGGTCGGCAACGTGTCGTTCGGCGCGTTCGCCCACGTGGGCGTGATGACCGCGCTGCTGCTGGTGTTCACGCTGGTGCTGGCCGACTTCTTCGACGTCATGGGCACCACGGTCGGGCTGGCCAGGCAGGCGGACCTGGCCACCTCCGACGGCACCGACATGCCCCGTCTCGGCAAGGTGCTCTTCGTCGACGGCGTCGCCGCGGTCGCCGGCGGCGCGGGCAGCGCGTCGTCCGCCACCACGTACGTAGAGTCCTCCGCGGGCATCGCGGACGGCGGGCGGACCGGCCTGACCAGCGTGGTCACCGGCGTGCTCTTCCTCGGCGCGCTGCTGCTCACCCCGCTGGTGTCACTGGTGCCCAGCGAGGCCGCCGGCCCGGCGCTGGTGGTGGTCGGCGCGCTGATGATCCGTCAGGTCAAGGACATCGACTTCACCGACCTCGGGGTCGCCGTGCCGGCGTTCCTGACCATGACGCTGATGCCGTTCACCTACTCGATCACCAACGGCATCGGCGCCGGCTTCGTGAGCTGGGTGGCGATCCGGGTGGCACAGGGCCGGGCCCGGCAGATCCACCCCCTGCTCTGGGCGGTCGCGGTGGCCTTCGTGGTCTACTTCGGCATCAACCTGGTCAAGGCCGTCACCGGCGTCAGCTGA
- a CDS encoding helix-turn-helix domain-containing protein yields the protein MDDDLGRALDAVGPRLRALRRERETTLADLSAATGISVSTLSRLESGGRRPTLELLLPLARAHGVALDELVGAPPTGDPRVHLRPVSAHGMTMLPLTRRPGGIQAYKLVIPAGGRSEPEPKTHEGYEWVYVLNGRLRLVLGEHDLVLEPGEAAEFDTRVPHWFGRADAGGVEFLSLFGSQGERAHLRARPRSGE from the coding sequence ATGGACGACGACCTGGGCCGCGCCCTCGACGCGGTCGGCCCCCGCCTGCGCGCGTTGCGCCGCGAGCGGGAGACCACGCTCGCCGACCTCTCCGCCGCCACCGGCATCTCGGTGAGCACGCTGTCCCGGCTGGAGTCCGGCGGCCGGCGGCCCACGCTGGAGCTGCTGCTCCCGCTGGCCCGGGCGCACGGCGTCGCCCTGGACGAGCTGGTCGGCGCGCCGCCCACCGGCGACCCCCGCGTGCACCTGCGGCCGGTGTCCGCGCACGGGATGACCATGCTGCCGCTCACCCGGCGGCCCGGCGGCATCCAGGCGTACAAGCTCGTCATCCCGGCCGGCGGCCGGTCCGAGCCCGAACCGAAGACCCACGAGGGGTACGAGTGGGTCTACGTGCTCAACGGGCGGCTGCGCCTGGTGCTCGGCGAGCACGACCTGGTGCTCGAACCCGGCGAGGCGGCCGAGTTCGACACCCGGGTGCCGCACTGGTTCGGGCGAGCCGACGCCGGGGGCGTGGAGTTCCTCAGTCTCTTCGGCAGCCAGGGCGAGCGGGCCCACCTGCGCGCCCGCCCCCGCAGCGGGGAGTGA